A window of the Campylobacter massiliensis genome harbors these coding sequences:
- the napA gene encoding nitrate reductase catalytic subunit NapA: MDRRDFIKSAAASAACASAGIALPSSMAAAQNTAEKGWRWDKAACRFCGTGCGIMIATKEGKIVAVKGDPEAPVNRGLNCIKGYFNAKIMYGADRITQPLLRVNEKGEFDKKGKFKPISWEKAFDIMAEKYKETMAKNGVHSACVFGSGQYTILEGYAAVKLWKAGIRSNSIDPNARHCMASAVTGFMQTFGIDEPAGCYDDIELTDTIITWGANMAEMHPILWARVSDKKLSDPERVKVVNLSTYSTRTSNIADTEIIFAPSSDVAIWNYIAHEIVYNHPEAIDWDYVNSHCVFATGPADIGYGLRNNPNHPNYSNEKDVVETELHKKLSKNEGVTLGYLGYKEGDVMENKNTATAGKHWQITFEEFKEALKPYTLDFSAPLIKGDPNEDLEEFKKKLKQLADWYIEKGRKVVSFWTMGFNQHQRGTWVNEQAYMVHMLLGKQAKPGEGAFSLTGQPSACGTAREVGTFVHRLPADMVVDNAEHREISEKIWKLPKNTLNPKVASHYVKMMRDMEDGKMKWAWVQVNNPWQNTANANHWIKAAREMDNFIIVSDPYPGISAKVADLILPTAMIYEKWGAYGNAERRTQHWRQQVLPVGEAMSDTWQMLEFAKRFKLKEVWGEQKVDDKLTLPSVLDEAKAMGYSEEDTLFDVLFANEEAKSYPAKDAIMEDFDNSEVFGDSRKIVGSDGKVFEGYGFFIQKYLWEDYRKFGSGHGHDLADFDTYHKVRGLRWPVVDGKETQWRFNAKYDPYAKKFAEDGKQFAFYGNKKAKLQKGDLTKVTSGDEKFSIANRAKIFFRPYMDPCEMPDTTYPFWLCTGRVLEHWHTGTMTMRVPELYRAVPEALCYMHEGDAQKLNLQHNDVVWVESRRGKVKARLDLRGRNKTPSGLVYVPFFDENVYINKVCLDATCPISKETDYKKCAVKIYKA, encoded by the coding sequence ATGGATCGACGAGATTTTATAAAAAGCGCCGCCGCTTCGGCTGCTTGCGCGAGTGCCGGTATAGCGCTGCCTAGTTCTATGGCAGCTGCGCAAAACACAGCTGAAAAGGGCTGGCGCTGGGATAAGGCTGCATGTAGGTTCTGCGGAACGGGCTGCGGTATAATGATCGCAACCAAAGAAGGCAAAATCGTAGCCGTCAAGGGCGACCCTGAAGCGCCGGTAAACCGCGGCCTAAACTGCATCAAAGGCTACTTTAACGCCAAGATCATGTACGGCGCGGACCGTATCACTCAGCCGCTTTTACGCGTAAACGAAAAGGGCGAATTTGACAAAAAGGGCAAATTTAAACCGATTAGCTGGGAAAAAGCCTTTGACATCATGGCTGAAAAATATAAAGAAACCATGGCTAAAAACGGCGTGCATTCAGCCTGCGTTTTCGGCTCGGGTCAATACACTATTTTAGAGGGTTATGCAGCCGTCAAACTATGGAAAGCGGGTATCAGAAGCAACTCCATAGACCCGAATGCTCGCCACTGCATGGCTAGCGCGGTTACGGGATTTATGCAGACTTTTGGTATCGACGAGCCTGCGGGCTGCTACGACGACATAGAGCTAACCGATACTATCATAACTTGGGGTGCGAATATGGCCGAGATGCACCCGATACTTTGGGCGCGCGTCAGCGATAAGAAGCTAAGCGATCCTGAGCGCGTAAAGGTCGTAAATTTAAGCACGTATTCGACTAGAACGTCAAATATCGCCGATACGGAGATTATCTTTGCTCCTTCAAGCGACGTAGCTATCTGGAACTACATCGCTCACGAGATCGTTTATAATCATCCTGAAGCCATCGATTGGGACTACGTAAATAGCCACTGCGTATTTGCGACGGGGCCTGCCGATATCGGCTACGGGCTTAGAAATAATCCAAATCATCCTAACTACTCAAACGAAAAAGACGTCGTAGAGACGGAGCTTCATAAGAAACTAAGCAAAAACGAGGGCGTGACTCTGGGCTATCTAGGCTATAAAGAGGGTGACGTGATGGAAAATAAAAATACGGCTACCGCGGGCAAACACTGGCAAATCACGTTTGAGGAATTTAAAGAAGCTCTTAAACCTTATACGCTTGACTTCTCCGCTCCGCTAATAAAAGGCGATCCAAACGAGGATTTGGAAGAATTTAAGAAAAAACTAAAGCAACTGGCCGACTGGTACATCGAAAAAGGTAGAAAAGTAGTTAGCTTTTGGACGATGGGCTTTAACCAGCACCAACGCGGCACTTGGGTAAACGAGCAAGCCTATATGGTGCATATGCTACTTGGCAAACAAGCAAAACCGGGCGAGGGCGCTTTCTCGCTAACCGGACAACCAAGCGCATGCGGAACGGCACGCGAGGTCGGTACTTTCGTTCATCGCTTGCCTGCGGATATGGTCGTAGATAACGCCGAACACCGCGAAATAAGCGAGAAAATTTGGAAACTTCCTAAAAACACGCTAAATCCGAAAGTCGCCTCCCACTACGTAAAAATGATGCGCGACATGGAAGACGGAAAGATGAAATGGGCATGGGTACAGGTAAATAACCCATGGCAAAACACCGCAAACGCAAACCACTGGATAAAAGCCGCTCGCGAGATGGATAACTTTATCATCGTCTCAGACCCGTATCCGGGCATCTCGGCTAAGGTTGCCGACCTGATCCTGCCAACTGCGATGATATACGAAAAATGGGGCGCGTACGGTAATGCCGAGCGCCGAACGCAGCACTGGCGTCAGCAAGTCCTTCCGGTAGGCGAAGCGATGAGCGACACGTGGCAAATGCTGGAATTTGCTAAGCGCTTTAAGCTAAAAGAGGTTTGGGGCGAACAAAAAGTGGACGATAAGCTAACGCTTCCAAGCGTGCTAGACGAGGCAAAAGCCATGGGTTATAGCGAAGAAGATACGCTATTTGACGTGCTTTTCGCAAACGAAGAGGCTAAGAGCTATCCTGCAAAAGACGCTATAATGGAAGATTTTGATAACTCTGAAGTTTTCGGCGACAGTAGAAAAATCGTCGGCTCGGACGGCAAGGTATTTGAGGGATACGGATTTTTCATCCAAAAATACCTTTGGGAAGACTACCGCAAATTTGGCTCGGGTCACGGACACGATCTAGCGGACTTTGATACTTATCACAAAGTGCGCGGCCTAAGATGGCCTGTAGTAGACGGCAAAGAAACCCAGTGGAGATTTAACGCCAAATACGATCCGTACGCGAAGAAATTTGCCGAAGACGGCAAGCAGTTTGCATTCTACGGAAATAAAAAAGCCAAGTTGCAAAAAGGCGATTTGACCAAAGTAACTAGCGGAGACGAGAAATTTTCTATCGCTAATAGGGCTAAAATTTTCTTCCGCCCTTATATGGATCCGTGCGAGATGCCTGATACTACGTATCCTTTTTGGCTATGCACGGGCCGCGTCTTGGAGCACTGGCACACCGGCACTATGACTATGCGTGTTCCTGAGCTTTACCGCGCTGTACCTGAGGCTCTTTGCTACATGCACGAGGGCGATGCGCAAAAGCTAAATTTACAGCATAACGACGTAGTTTGGGTCGAGTCTCGCCGCGGTAAGGTAAAAGCAAGGCTAGATCTGCGCGGACGAAACAAAACTCCTTCGGGACTAGTTTACGTGCCGTTTTTTGATGAAAACGTGTATATCAACAAAGTCTGCCTAGATGCGACTTGCCCGATCTCAAAAGAGACCGACTATAAAAAATGCGCGGTTAAAATTTACAAGGCTTAA
- the napG gene encoding ferredoxin-type protein NapG — protein sequence MQNRREALKFGLKAISLVLAGGFAWSTQTTAKAQTLLIRPPGALKEKNFLSECIRCGLCVEACPWDTLKLADLDDGLPYGTPFFTPRNIPCYMCTDIPCTVACPTGALDTKLVSEDNGKLNINKAQMGIAVLDPNFCIAYEGLRCDACYRACPLIDKALRLEYVRNERTQKHAFFKPVVDADYCTGCGMCEQVCVTPKASIFVLPREIGLGSGNEQYVEGWIEGQDKKLKDVTPKDFKGDDKKLNDYLNGGDLL from the coding sequence ATGCAAAATAGAAGAGAGGCTTTAAAATTTGGGTTAAAGGCGATTAGTTTGGTTCTCGCGGGCGGCTTTGCCTGGAGTACGCAAACGACGGCTAAAGCCCAAACTCTACTCATCAGGCCGCCAGGTGCTTTAAAGGAGAAAAATTTCCTTAGCGAGTGCATACGCTGCGGGCTTTGCGTAGAAGCCTGTCCTTGGGATACGCTTAAGCTCGCGGACTTAGACGACGGATTGCCTTACGGCACTCCGTTTTTTACCCCGCGAAATATCCCTTGCTATATGTGTACGGATATCCCGTGCACGGTCGCCTGTCCGACCGGAGCTCTAGATACGAAGCTGGTGAGCGAGGATAACGGCAAGCTAAATATAAACAAAGCGCAAATGGGTATCGCGGTGCTGGATCCAAATTTCTGCATCGCTTACGAGGGGCTTCGCTGCGACGCTTGCTACCGCGCCTGTCCTTTGATAGATAAAGCGTTAAGGCTTGAATATGTCCGCAACGAACGCACGCAAAAGCATGCGTTTTTTAAACCGGTCGTGGACGCCGACTACTGCACTGGCTGCGGCATGTGCGAGCAAGTTTGCGTGACGCCAAAGGCTTCTATCTTCGTGCTTCCGCGCGAAATAGGGCTGGGATCTGGCAATGAGCAATACGTCGAAGGCTGGATTGAAGGGCAAGATAAAAAGCTAAAAGACGTAACGCCGAAAGATTTTAAAGGCGATGATAAAAAGCTAAACGACTATCTAAACGGCGGAGATTTGCTATGA
- the napH gene encoding quinol dehydrogenase ferredoxin subunit NapH, with the protein MKYLILRRISQILILALFFASNYYGVKILQGNLSSSLLFGVVPLSDPFAVLQLYLASFSIASGALVGAAIVFAFYAIVAPRAFCSWVCPVNIITETARWVRVKLGYDKDKKFVNFTRSARYYVLGFTLFISLVTSAPAFEGISFIGIIQRGIIYGGTLWLFVAFGVFAIDAFIGDRLVCSKLCPLGAFYAIAGKFALIRVKHNAASCTNCMKCKLICPENQVLGIIGKQSGFITSSECISCGRCIDVCDDDALKFNIRNLRRN; encoded by the coding sequence ATGAAATATTTGATTTTAAGAAGAATAAGTCAAATTTTGATTTTGGCTTTATTTTTTGCGAGTAACTATTACGGAGTTAAAATTTTACAAGGCAATCTTAGCTCGTCTTTGCTGTTTGGAGTGGTTCCGCTTAGCGATCCGTTTGCGGTTTTGCAGTTATATCTAGCTAGTTTTAGTATCGCTTCGGGTGCGCTTGTGGGAGCCGCTATCGTGTTTGCTTTTTATGCGATCGTGGCTCCGCGCGCCTTTTGCAGCTGGGTTTGTCCGGTAAATATCATCACCGAAACCGCTCGCTGGGTCAGAGTAAAGCTTGGCTACGACAAAGATAAAAAATTCGTAAATTTCACGAGAAGCGCGAGATATTACGTTTTGGGATTTACGCTTTTTATCTCGCTAGTCACTTCGGCTCCGGCGTTTGAGGGCATTAGCTTTATCGGCATTATTCAGCGCGGCATCATCTACGGCGGCACGCTGTGGCTATTCGTGGCGTTTGGGGTGTTTGCGATAGACGCGTTTATCGGCGATAGATTAGTCTGCTCAAAGCTTTGCCCGCTGGGCGCTTTTTACGCGATAGCAGGCAAATTTGCCCTTATCAGAGTAAAGCACAACGCGGCTAGCTGTACTAACTGCATGAAATGCAAGCTAATCTGCCCGGAAAACCAAGTGCTCGGCATTATCGGCAAGCAAAGCGGGTTTATAACCTCGAGCGAGTGCATCAGCTGCGGACGCTGTATCGACGTCTGCGACGACGACGCGCTCAAATTTAATATAAGAAATTTAAGGAGAAATTAA
- a CDS encoding nitrate reductase cytochrome c-type subunit, producing MKANKLIFGVVCAAALLIGCNNPSVGDVSGLRTAEVTDENVTLADINWTSPMPGEAQKYERSFENAPPLIPHDIADLLPITKDNNMCVTCHMPEVAKDVGATPIPKSHLYSMRFNKDKGGELSQDRYDCTTCHVPQAKVKPRVKNNFKPDFSRQQDSQHRSNLLDILNEGVR from the coding sequence ATGAAAGCTAATAAGCTTATTTTTGGAGTCGTATGCGCCGCTGCGCTACTTATCGGCTGCAATAACCCTAGCGTCGGCGACGTATCAGGCTTAAGAACCGCCGAAGTTACCGACGAGAACGTGACTTTAGCGGATATTAACTGGACTAGCCCGATGCCGGGCGAAGCGCAAAAATACGAGCGCTCTTTCGAGAACGCCCCACCGCTAATCCCGCACGATATCGCGGATCTGCTTCCTATCACGAAAGACAACAACATGTGCGTTACGTGCCATATGCCTGAAGTCGCGAAAGACGTAGGCGCTACGCCGATCCCTAAATCTCACCTTTACAGCATGAGATTTAACAAAGACAAAGGCGGCGAGCTAAGCCAAGACCGCTACGACTGCACGACTTGCCACGTTCCGCAAGCTAAAGTAAAACCGCGCGTGAAAAACAACTTTAAGCCTGACTTTAGCCGTCAGCAAGACTCGCAACACCGATCAAACCTTCTAGATATACTAAACGAAGGCGTTAGGTGA
- a CDS encoding 4Fe-4S dicluster domain-containing protein — translation MSVSRRELFTKFLGGKTAQKFIAPPYFCGEFNCADCEAPCVSACHRELLSFENERVNFKFKSLGCNFCKECALACEEAGREVLNLKFAATIEAKIFIDVHSCLAWNGTICCSCQDVCKFRAIDFLGVFRPSVNQKCTGCAQCMEVCFANSIKMEAL, via the coding sequence GTGAGCGTATCCAGACGTGAACTATTTACTAAATTTTTGGGCGGCAAAACCGCTCAAAAATTTATCGCGCCGCCTTATTTTTGCGGCGAATTTAACTGCGCTGATTGCGAAGCGCCTTGCGTTAGCGCTTGTCATAGAGAGCTTTTGAGTTTTGAAAACGAGAGAGTAAATTTTAAATTTAAGTCCTTGGGTTGTAACTTTTGTAAAGAGTGCGCGCTTGCTTGCGAGGAGGCGGGACGAGAGGTTTTAAATTTAAAATTCGCGGCTACTATAGAAGCTAAAATTTTTATCGACGTGCATAGCTGTCTTGCGTGGAACGGCACGATTTGCTGTAGTTGCCAGGACGTTTGCAAATTTAGAGCGATCGATTTTTTAGGCGTTTTTCGCCCGAGCGTAAATCAAAAATGCACGGGCTGCGCGCAATGTATGGAAGTTTGCTTCGCGAATAGTATCAAAATGGAGGCGTTATGA
- a CDS encoding WD40 repeat domain-containing protein, translating into MRKFILFFTAIFCLNLTANLAAAPLEISQPDKVIKAGANVISSNLIDEILYLGTDGSELDIYDIKADKFLEPIKFRTVKTHFSDEEPAKIFSIDRLGDMLLVLTEMDYNERYLYVFKKENDGWSEVNNMHLANKSAKKAFFIDEKTAVVSDFGNEIYYIDLESKKAVFKHKFSIALYVDFEINKTRDKIAIGAESGVIYIYNLKTRQTEQTLNFFKDNMYDIDYKNDVVAVGCIDKQAGVFNGSMSYFKADFIVYATGLSDDAKTLAYMNGEESDILVYDIASKTKLATVKTGQQILNEIYLSDSGRLISVAYEKEVKFWSVK; encoded by the coding sequence ATGAGAAAATTTATTTTATTTTTTACGGCGATTTTTTGCTTAAATTTGACCGCAAATTTAGCGGCGGCACCGCTTGAGATATCACAACCTGATAAGGTCATAAAAGCGGGCGCAAACGTGATAAGCTCAAATTTGATAGATGAAATTTTATATCTGGGTACGGACGGTAGCGAGCTTGATATCTACGACATAAAGGCGGATAAATTTTTAGAACCGATCAAATTTCGCACGGTCAAAACGCACTTTAGCGACGAAGAGCCAGCAAAAATTTTTAGCATCGACCGGCTGGGCGATATGCTTTTGGTTTTAACCGAGATGGACTACAACGAGCGATATTTGTACGTTTTTAAAAAAGAAAATGACGGCTGGAGCGAGGTTAACAATATGCATCTAGCCAATAAATCCGCCAAAAAGGCCTTTTTCATAGATGAAAAAACGGCGGTAGTATCGGACTTTGGCAATGAAATTTACTACATCGACCTGGAGAGTAAAAAAGCGGTCTTTAAACATAAATTTTCCATCGCGCTTTACGTGGATTTTGAAATCAACAAAACCCGCGATAAAATCGCTATCGGAGCCGAAAGCGGCGTGATTTATATCTATAATCTAAAAACTCGCCAAACCGAACAAACGCTAAATTTCTTTAAAGACAATATGTACGACATTGACTACAAAAATGACGTCGTAGCCGTGGGCTGCATCGACAAGCAGGCGGGCGTTTTTAACGGTTCGATGAGTTATTTTAAGGCCGATTTTATCGTTTATGCGACGGGGCTTAGCGACGACGCTAAAACGCTAGCGTATATGAACGGCGAAGAGAGCGATATCCTAGTCTACGACATCGCAAGCAAAACAAAACTCGCGACCGTAAAAACCGGACAGCAAATTTTAAATGAGATTTACCTCTCCGATAGCGGTAGGTTAATCAGCGTCGCGTATGAAAAAGAGGTTAAATTTTGGAGCGTAAAATGA
- a CDS encoding chaperone NapD, with translation MNISSAIVYTKDGNEATEVAKRIEQLKGCEVIAAQDGKIVVVMSAENLDGEIELFKALEGIEGVSGAAMIYSYQEDLQQDIESIKKSGKISEILLDENIDAKDIVYNGHVGDRVK, from the coding sequence ATGAACATATCAAGTGCGATAGTATATACAAAAGACGGAAACGAAGCTACCGAAGTAGCTAAAAGAATCGAGCAACTAAAAGGCTGCGAGGTCATCGCCGCGCAAGACGGCAAGATCGTAGTCGTGATGAGCGCGGAAAATTTAGACGGCGAGATAGAGCTATTTAAAGCGCTAGAAGGCATCGAGGGCGTCTCAGGAGCCGCGATGATATACAGCTATCAAGAGGATTTGCAACAAGATATCGAAAGCATTAAAAAAAGCGGCAAGATAAGCGAAATTTTACTTGACGAAAACATCGATGCCAAGGACATCGTATATAACGGCCACGTCGGCGATAGGGTAAAATAA
- a CDS encoding hydrogenase-4 component G — translation MQSINGLSQNPYIPQPRYDVQSVQNTASVDQNENIKRMQEAYANIDVKQLTNSYLSHFQARADSNSSSNFLSQVSAFNGSAKFNDIFGAQNKSINSLNDILSGVDFKSIGYEGKPITQLSQSEASDLVSENGFFGIANTADRISNFIISAAGDDLQKLEAGKEGMLRGFKEAEKIWGGKLPEISQKTIEKATQAVDKRIAELGGNVLSVQA, via the coding sequence ATGCAAAGCATCAACGGTTTAAGCCAAAATCCCTACATCCCGCAACCTCGCTATGACGTGCAAAGTGTCCAAAACACGGCAAGCGTAGATCAAAACGAAAATATAAAAAGGATGCAAGAAGCCTACGCAAATATCGACGTAAAGCAGTTAACGAATAGCTATTTGTCGCACTTTCAGGCTAGAGCCGACTCAAATTCGAGCTCAAATTTCTTATCTCAGGTTTCGGCCTTTAACGGTTCTGCGAAATTTAACGACATTTTCGGCGCTCAAAACAAAAGCATAAATTCCCTAAACGATATCTTGTCCGGCGTCGATTTTAAATCTATCGGCTACGAGGGCAAGCCTATAACGCAACTAAGCCAAAGCGAAGCCAGCGATTTAGTGAGCGAGAATGGATTTTTCGGTATCGCAAACACCGCGGATAGGATTTCAAATTTTATTATTAGCGCCGCAGGAGACGACCTGCAAAAGCTCGAAGCCGGAAAAGAAGGCATGCTGAGAGGCTTTAAAGAGGCCGAGAAAATTTGGGGCGGCAAGCTACCTGAAATTTCGCAAAAAACGATAGAAAAAGCGACGCAAGCCGTAGATAAAAGAATAGCCGAACTCGGCGGGAACGTCCTTAGTGTTCAGGCTTAA
- a CDS encoding porin yields MKLAKISLAALVALGAFSTLNATPLEEAIKDVDFSGFARYRYTGNKLKVNDAKETKAAHNFRFVGTFKAALDDNFFGVLGLRYSANDGSGHNTDTTNTTSSFGVREFYLGYNVGNTTITAGKQFAKTYFDDDLVGTGLRVQNTDISGLTLVGVAFDALETDNIDYDGKLLSGLAGSKSLNYYGVGAMGSYDPLNFKAWWAYLEDTANLFAADAALKFDLEAVKLGLQAQYVHNESDDNNFGDANFFAAKGDVGFFGVGLNAGYIYYKADDNKKSFVTVEDNAKLINPGKLLNSVMNSGAQYYNNIQDKNDYWFVGASYKFDKFGLYANYIDGKGYSYKYLKRVDRNEWNAGGSYAYSKKLNFSTFYAAAKEKDGNNKNKHDRIRFEAKYSF; encoded by the coding sequence ATGAAACTTGCTAAAATTTCTTTAGCTGCTTTGGTTGCGCTCGGCGCTTTCTCTACTTTAAATGCTACTCCGCTCGAAGAAGCCATTAAAGACGTAGATTTTTCTGGATTTGCTAGATATCGATATACGGGCAATAAGCTAAAAGTAAATGATGCAAAAGAGACAAAAGCAGCTCACAACTTTAGATTTGTGGGTACTTTTAAGGCCGCTCTTGACGATAACTTTTTTGGCGTATTGGGCTTAAGGTACTCTGCAAACGACGGTTCTGGTCACAACACTGATACGACAAATACAACAAGCTCATTTGGCGTAAGAGAATTTTATCTTGGCTATAACGTAGGTAATACCACAATAACAGCCGGTAAACAATTTGCCAAAACATATTTTGACGATGACTTGGTTGGAACTGGTCTAAGAGTGCAAAATACCGATATCTCAGGCCTTACTTTGGTCGGTGTTGCATTCGACGCTCTTGAAACCGACAATATTGATTACGACGGTAAACTACTATCAGGATTGGCAGGCTCAAAAAGCCTTAACTACTATGGCGTAGGCGCAATGGGAAGCTATGATCCTCTAAATTTCAAAGCTTGGTGGGCGTATCTTGAGGATACTGCAAACCTATTTGCAGCAGATGCGGCTTTAAAATTTGACTTAGAGGCTGTAAAATTGGGATTACAAGCGCAATACGTCCATAACGAATCAGACGATAATAACTTTGGCGATGCAAATTTCTTTGCAGCTAAGGGCGATGTAGGATTTTTCGGAGTTGGCCTAAATGCAGGTTATATCTACTATAAAGCTGATGACAATAAAAAATCTTTCGTAACAGTTGAAGATAATGCTAAGTTAATCAACCCAGGTAAACTTCTTAACTCTGTAATGAATAGCGGTGCTCAATACTACAACAATATTCAAGATAAAAACGACTATTGGTTTGTTGGCGCATCATACAAATTTGACAAATTTGGCTTATATGCTAACTATATCGATGGCAAAGGCTATAGTTATAAATACCTAAAAAGAGTTGATAGAAACGAGTGGAATGCGGGCGGTAGCTACGCTTACAGCAAAAAACTTAACTTCTCTACATTCTATGCGGCAGCTAAAGAAAAAGACGGAAATAACAAAAATAAACACGATCGTATAAGATTTGAAGCTAAATACAGCTTCTAA
- a CDS encoding cytochrome c4: MGFLNLSKRFFMKFMRFSLLACLFAFSLNAADEPSYIFEAKGEFAKELKSLVEKYSKDENISINVYEKAPEADSSGKFLNIGVDSKRKYSVEKGRELYAKNCASCHGEDGNKRAYGASEKLTKISAEDIEAAFSGYLNDSDYGGNMRNLMKTVAAKTTYKDLGAIIAFLKGKDALLYKDGTQENTDVSTTPTQGSYLK, from the coding sequence TTGGGATTTTTAAATTTATCAAAAAGGTTTTTTATGAAATTTATGCGTTTTTCGCTTTTAGCGTGTCTTTTTGCTTTTTCTTTAAATGCTGCTGATGAGCCGAGCTACATATTTGAGGCAAAAGGCGAATTTGCAAAAGAGCTAAAAAGCTTGGTAGAAAAATATTCTAAAGACGAAAATATAAGTATAAATGTTTATGAAAAAGCTCCTGAGGCTGATAGCAGCGGTAAGTTTTTAAATATTGGGGTAGATAGCAAAAGAAAATATAGTGTAGAAAAAGGTCGCGAGCTATATGCTAAGAATTGTGCTTCTTGTCATGGTGAAGACGGAAACAAAAGAGCTTATGGCGCCTCTGAAAAGCTAACTAAAATAAGCGCAGAGGATATAGAGGCTGCTTTTTCGGGCTATCTAAACGATTCTGATTACGGTGGAAATATGAGAAATCTCATGAAAACCGTCGCAGCAAAAACTACATATAAAGATCTTGGGGCTATCATTGCTTTTTTAAAAGGCAAGGACGCTTTATTGTATAAGGATGGCACACAGGAAAATACTGACGTCTCCACTACCCCTACACAGGGAAGTTACTTAAAATAA
- a CDS encoding major outer membrane protein yields MKIAKISLAALVALGAFSTVANATPLEEAIKNVDLSGYARYRYNNVAVKDGSGNKDNTTAHHQFKSEFSFKAALDDNFFGVLTLRYNSKDSSAFGADNSNDNTNTTSPFNVKEFYLGYKVGNTTVTAGKQEIGSFFTDDAVGTGLRVENQDITGLTLTALAFDALENNGETDNGLDDAVKNYVFNQNLYAVAAIGAYDPVSFQLWYASLVDVVNLIAGDVSFSLDITDDVNIGAQVQYAHADIDNNVGPDFKDTDFYATELSTKVFGADVAAGYIGYKVHDKANGFVSLEDQGSFIEVGEIKSALDYTALKGKANFWFLKAGYTFADKFRVGGDYSNGKVKDALGDKEKYQEYVARLTYDYSAKLQFSSFYAYEINKHQDDSKDKTKQLRFQAKYTF; encoded by the coding sequence ATGAAAATTGCTAAAATTTCATTGGCAGCTTTGGTTGCACTAGGTGCTTTCTCAACCGTAGCGAATGCTACGCCGCTTGAAGAAGCTATCAAAAACGTAGACCTTTCCGGTTATGCAAGATATCGATATAACAATGTCGCCGTTAAAGACGGTAGCGGCAACAAAGATAACACTACCGCACACCACCAATTCAAATCAGAATTTTCTTTCAAAGCTGCGCTTGACGATAATTTCTTCGGAGTTTTGACTCTTAGATACAACTCTAAAGATAGTTCAGCTTTTGGCGCGGATAATAGCAATGACAATACAAACACAACAAGCCCGTTTAACGTAAAAGAATTTTACTTGGGATATAAAGTAGGTAATACTACTGTAACCGCTGGTAAACAAGAAATCGGATCATTCTTTACCGATGACGCCGTAGGTACTGGTCTAAGGGTTGAAAATCAAGACATTACAGGCCTAACTCTTACCGCTTTAGCATTTGATGCTTTAGAAAACAACGGTGAAACCGATAATGGATTGGACGATGCGGTTAAAAATTATGTCTTTAATCAAAATTTATATGCGGTAGCTGCTATAGGCGCTTATGATCCTGTAAGCTTCCAGCTATGGTATGCGTCTTTAGTTGATGTCGTTAATCTTATTGCGGGTGACGTAAGCTTCAGCCTTGATATAACCGATGACGTAAATATCGGCGCTCAAGTTCAATATGCGCATGCCGATATAGACAACAATGTAGGTCCTGATTTTAAAGATACCGATTTTTATGCGACAGAGCTTAGTACGAAAGTATTCGGCGCTGACGTAGCTGCCGGCTATATCGGATATAAAGTTCATGATAAAGCTAACGGCTTTGTAAGCCTAGAGGATCAAGGCTCATTTATTGAAGTCGGCGAGATAAAATCAGCGCTTGACTACACTGCTCTTAAGGGTAAAGCTAACTTCTGGTTCTTAAAAGCCGGATACACTTTTGCTGATAAATTTAGAGTAGGTGGTGATTACTCTAACGGTAAAGTTAAAGATGCTCTAGGTGATAAAGAGAAATATCAAGAGTATGTAGCTAGACTAACTTATGACTACAGCGCTAAACTTCAGTTCTCAAGCTTCTATGCATATGAGATTAACAAGCACCAAGACGATTCAAAAGACAAGACAAAACAGCTAAGATTCCAAGCTAAATACACATTCTAA